Genomic window (Allostreptomyces psammosilenae):
TCCATGAGCGGGCTCGGCGCCAAGCAGCGCGGCCGGCTGGGGCCGTCGGCCTCCTACGCCTCCTTCTTCACCCACCCCTACGGCTTCACCCGCGGCGTCTCCCTGGCCGTCGGGGAGATGGTCAAGGAGATGTTCCAGGCGTGGCGGCAGCGGCGCCTGGGCGTGGAGCCGCGGGTGCCGCGCTCCGGCTCGTACATCGCTCTGCGCGCCGTCACCAACGTGCTGCTGCGGGACCTCAACACCGGGCTGGTGGTGGAGCAGATGGTGCGTGGCGTGCCGTGCGTCTACGTCGACTACGTGGACTACGACGAGATCGCGCACCACGCCGGCCCCGGCCGGCCCGAGTCGCTGCGCTCGCTCTCCGGCCTGGACCGGGTGCTCGGGCAACTGGAGCGGATGGCCGAGCGGGCCGCGCGGCCGTACCGGTTCGTGGTGCTCTCCGACCACGGGCAGGCGCTCGGCGCCACCTTCCGCCAGCGGTTCGGCCGGCCGCTGGAGGAGGTGGTGCGGGAGCTGATGTGCTCCGCGGGGCGTCCGCTGGAGCCGGGGGAGACCGCGGGGGTGACCGCGCCGGTCGAGCAGTGGGGCCCGGTGAACGTCTTCCTCAGCCAGCTCGCCGGCCAGCCCAGCGTCTCCGGCGACGTGACGCGCCGGGCGCTGCGCGGCCGTACCGCACGCGGCGAGATCTCGCTGGGCCCGGTCGAACCGGACCGCAGCGCCCCGGAGGTGGTGGTGGCCAGCTCGGGGAACCTGGCGCTGGTGTCCTTCGCCCGGCACGCCGGGCAGCTGCCCTACGAACGGATCGAGGAGCTGTGGCCCGGCCTGGTCGCCCGGCTGGCCGCGCACCCGGGCGTGGGTTTCGTGGCGGTGCGTTCCACCGAGTCGGGGCCGCTGGTGGTGGGCGGCGCGGGGGTGCGGCGGCTGCGGGACGGCCACGTGGACGGCGCCGACCCGCTGGAGCCCTTCGGGCCGCACGCGGCGGCCGCGGTGGGGCGGGTGATGGGCTTCGCCAACGCCCCGGACCTGCTGGTGAACAGCATGCTCGACCCGTACAGCAACGAGGTGGCGGCGTTCGAGGAACTGGTGGGCAGCCACGGCGGGCTGGGGGGCTGGCAGACCGAGGGGGTGCTGATCCACCCGGCGTCCTGGCCCGTGCCGGACGAACCGCTGGTCGGCGCCGAGGCGGTGCACCGGGTGCTGGTGGGGTGGCTGGAGCGGTTGGGGCTGCGGGAGGAGCAGCCGGCCGAACTCACGGCTGTGCCGAGGGCGGCGACGCCCGTGGGTGCGGGGACGGCAGGGGCGGGGGCGGTGGATGCGGAGACGGTGGAAGCGGTCGGGCCCGCACAGCCCGCACAGCCCGCACAGCCCGCACAGGCAGGGGAGGCGGGGGAGGCGGGGGAGGCGGCGCGGCCTGCTCGGCCCGCGGAGGAGGCGGGGGCCGGCCCGGCGGCCGGCGACGGTGCCTCTCCTGTCCGAATCGTTGACAAATGACCTGAGATGTCGGGTTGCGCGTAGACTCGGTGCTCAGGCGGCGGAAGGAACAGCCGATGACCGCGCAACCTCCCAATCCGCGGGTCAGCACCGATCCGGCGGCCCCGCGACCGCCGACCGACGACGACGTCGAGGTCCTGAGCAGTGACGCCGCGATCGGCACCACGCCCCCGGGCGCGGCTGGTCCCCCGGGCGCGGCCCGTGCCGCGGGCGACGATTCGATGGAGTCCGAGTGGCTGACCGAGCGCGTCGCCATCGGCCAGCGCCACCTGCTGGAGCAGATCGCCCGCGACGCCCCGCTGCCGGACGTCCTGGAGGGCATGGCCCGGATCATGGAGGACCTCGTGCCCGGGGTCCTGGTTTCCGTGCTGCTCCTGGACGACGACGGCGCGCGGCTGCGGCACGGCGCCGCCCCCAGCCTCCCCGCGGAGTACAACGCAGCGATCGACGGCACCCCGGTGGGCGCCGCGATGGGTTCCTGCGGCACCGCGGCCTTCCGACGCGAACCGGTCGTCGTCCAGGACATCCTGACCGATCCGCTCTGGGTGGACTTCCGCGAGGTGGCGCGTGCCGCCGGCGTGGGCTCCTGCTGGTCCACGCCGATCACCTCGGGCGGCGAACTGCTGGGCACGTTCGCCATGTACCACCGTGACGTCCAGGCTCCCCGCCCGGCCGAGCTGGCGCTCAGCTCGGCGTTCACCCGCACGGCCGCGCTGGCCATCGGCCGGCACCGGGCGGACGAGGAACGGCGCGCGGCGCTCGCCCGCGAGCAGGCCGCCCGCGCCGACCTGCGGTTCGTGCTGGACGTCAGCACCGCGGTCAGCACCGCCTTCGACTACCCGGAGGGCCTGGTACGGCTGGCCCACCTGGCCGTCCCCACCCTCGCCCCGATGTGCGCCGTGGACGTCGTCGAGGAGGGCGGCGGCATCCGGCGGGTGGCCGTCGCCGTCAGCCCGGAGTCCCAGGAGTCCGAGGCGCACCTCGCGGCGCACACCCCCAGGCCGGGCGACGCCGACCCGGTGGGGCGCGTGCTCGCCAGCGGGCGCACCGAGACGGCCCGGCGCCCGCCCGACCACGTGCCGCCGCACGTGGTCGGATACGTGTGCGTGCCGCTCACCGCGCGGGACCGCACCTTCGGCGCGGTCACCCTGCTGTCGACGGTGGACCGCCCGCTCGGGCGGCACACCGTCGCCCTCGCCGAGGACCTGGCCCGGCGGGCCGCCCTCGGCATCGACAACGCCCGCCTGTACGCCCGCCGCGCGCGGGTCGCCCGGGAGCTCCAGATCGGCCTGCTGCCCCCGGAACTGCCCGCGGTGCCCGGCGCCGAGCTCGCCACCGGCTACCACCCCGCGGGGGAGGGGCTGGAGGTGGGCGGCGACTTCTACGACGTCTTCCCGCTGCCGGAGGGGCGCTGGGGGCTGCTGGTGGGGGACGTGTGCGGGCGCGGGCCGCGCGCCGCCGTCACCACCTCGCTGGTGCGCACCACGGTGCGGGCCATCGCCCCGATCCTGCGCGAGCCGCGGCGGATCGCGGACTCCGTGAACCACGTCCTGCTCAACAAGCCCGGCGACGGCGACGGTGCCGGCGCCGACTTCGTCACCCTGGTCTACGGCGAGCTGCGGCGCGGCGAGCGGGCGGCCGAGCGGGCCGGTGACGGCGGGCTGAGCCTGGAGTACGTCCGCGCCGGCCACCCCGCGCCCCTGCTGCGCCGTGCGGACGGCACGGTCGGCCAGCTCACGCCGGGCGGCTCGCTGCTGGGGCTGCTGGAGGACATCGAACCGGCGCAGACCGACAGCCTGGACCTGGCCACCGGGGACGCGCTGGTGATCGTCACCGACGGCATCCTGGAGGCGCGTGACGCCGACGGCGAGTTCTTCGGCACGGACCGCCTGGTCGACGCGGTGCGCACGGCCGACCTGGCGGCCGGCCCGGCGGCCGTGGTGCGGGCGGTGGACGAGGCGGTCGCCGCGTTCGCCACCGAGGAGGTCGACGACGACCGCGCCATGCTCGTCCTGATGGCCCGCTGACCGGGCGACGGGGGTGTCCCGGGGGGAACCGGGGGACGCGCGACGGGGTGTCCCGGAAACGGGGGTGTCCCCGGCGGACCTCCGCCGGGGACACCCCCTTTCTCCGTGGGCCGGGACGGGCCGGACCGGCCGGGCCGCCGGCCCCGCCGCCGACCCGGCCCGCCGGCTCAGCCGCGGGCGGCCAGCAGGTGCTCCCAGGCCAGGGCGTCCAGCGCCTCGAAGGCGCCGCCGCGCGCAGCGGCGGCGTCGACGTCGAAGGACTCGGCCTCCTTCAGCAGGTCGGCGGCGGACTCGCCCTCGGCCACCGTCTGCTGGGCGAGCTGGTCCAGGCGCGCGGCCTTCAGCGCCTCCTGGACGGCCGGGTCGGCGCGGAAGGCGGCGGCCCGCTCCTTCAGCACCAGGTAGTTGCGCATGCAGGCCTTCGCGGAGGTCCACACCCCGTCGATGTCCTCGGTGCGCATCGGCTTGAAGTCGAAGTGCTTCGGGCCCGCGTAGCCGGCCGACTCCAGCAGGTCCACCAGCCAGAACGCCTGGCGCAGGTCGCCGGCGCCGAAGCGGAGGTCCTGGTCGTACTTGATGCCGGACTGGCCGTTGAGGTCGATGTGGAAGAGCTTGCCCGCCCACAGCGCCTGGGCGATGCCGTGCGGGAAGTTCAGGCCGGCCATCTGCTCGTGGCCCACCTCGGGGTTCACGCCGAACATCTCCGGGCGCTCCAGGCGCTCGATGAAGGCCAGGGCGTGGCCGACGGTCGGCAGCAGGATGTCGCCGCGGGGCTCGTTCGGCTTCGGCTCGATGGCGAAGCGCAGGTCGTAGCCCTGGTCCACCACGTACTGGCCGAGGAAGTCGAACGCCTCCTTCATCCGGTCCAGGGCGACCCGGACGTCCTTGCCGCCGCCGGTCTCGGCGCCCTCGCGGCCACCCCAGGCCACGTAGGTGGTGGCGCCGAGCTCCACGGCCAGGTCGATGTTGCGGATGACCTTGGCCAGCGCGAAGCGGCGGATGTCGCGGTCGTTGGAGGTGAAGCCGCCGTCCTTGAACACCGGGTGGGTGAACAGGTTGGTGGTGGCCATCGGCACCTTCATGCCGGTCTCGTCCAGGGCCTGGCGGAACCGGGCGACGATCGCGGAGCGCTCGCTGGCGGAGGAGCCGAAGGGGATCAGGTCGTCGTCGTGGAAGGTCACGCCGTAGGCGCCGAGCTCGGCCAGCCGCCGCACCGACTCCACCGGGTCCAGCGCGGGGCGGGTGGCCTCGCCGAAGGGGTCGTTGCCCCTCCAGCCCACGGTCCACAGGCCGAAGGTGAACCGGTCCTCGGGGGTGGGGGTGTACGCGTCGGTCATTGGGGCTCTCCCTAGGAAGTGCGAGGCGGGCCTTCGTCCGCTGGTGTCGCTGGTGCGGGGGTTGGCGCGGCCCGTGCGCCGGTGCGTCCATTGACCCGCTCCGACGGCCACGCGTCAAGACCTTTCGTCAGTCCGATGAACAAACTAACGTGGGTTCTCGCCGCACGTCCAGACGGACACGGCGGATCGCGCCCGGCACCCCGCCGGGTGCCCCACCCGGCCCACGGCCCATCGACCGCTAACGGTCCAGACGAGTAGGAGAGCGACATGCAGGCGGCAACAGGGCGGCTCGTCATCGGGGTGGACAGCTCCACGCAGTCCACGAAGGTGCTGGTCGTGGAGGTCGAGACGGGCCGCGTGGTGGCCCGCGGCCGCAGCGCCCACACGGTCAGCGACGGCCCCGGCCGGGAGTCCGACCCCGAGCAGTGGGAACGCGCGCTGCGCGACGCGCTGGCCCAGACCGGCGTCTCCGAGCGCGCCGAGGCCATCTCCATCGGCGGCCAGCAGCACGGCCTGGTCACCCTGGACGCCGCCGGCCGGCCGGTCCGACCCGCCATGCTCTGGAACGACACCCGCTCCGCCGAACGCATCCCCTCACTGCTGGACGCGCTGGGCGGCCCCCAGGAGTGGGCCCGCCGCACCGGCAGCGTGCCGCCGGCCAGCTTCACCGTCACCAAGTGGGCCTGGCTGCGCGCCCACGAACCCGAGCACGCCGCCGCCACCGCCGCCATCCGACTCCCGCACGACTACCTCACCGGCCGCCTCACCGGCGAGCCCGGCGGCCGGGGCACCACCGACCGCGGGGACGCCTCCGGCACGGGCTGGTGGTCCGCGCAGACCCAGGCCTACGACCCGGAGATCCTCGGCCTGCCCGCCGTCGACCTGGACCCGGCGCTGCTCCCGGAGGTCGTCGCCCCCGGCCAGCCGGCCGGCACCGTGGCGGCCCGGGACGGCCTGCCGCTGCGCGACGGTGCCCTGGTCGCGGCCGGGACCGGCGACAACATGGCCGCGGCCGTCGGCCTGGGCCTGCTGCCGGGCACGCCGGTGCTGAGCCTGGGGACCTCCGGGACGGTCTACGCCGTCTCCACCACGCCCACCGCCGACCCCACCGGCACGGTGACCGGCTTCGCCGACGCCCTCGGCGACTGGCTGCCGCTGGCCTGCACGCTCAACTGCACCCTGGCCGTGGACCGGATCGCCGCCCTGCTCGGACTCGACCGGGAGGCCGTCGAGGCGGGCGGGGACGTCGTCCTGCTGCCGTACCTGGACGGCGAGCGGACCCCGAACCTGCCCCGGGCCACCGGGCTGCTCACCGGCCTGACCCACGACACCACGCCCGGACAGCTGCTGCAGGCCGCCTACGACGGCGCGGCGCAGGCGCTGCTGGGGGCGCTGGACACGGTGGCCGTCTCCGGCAGCGGCGTCGCCGAGGACGCGCCGCTGCTGCTGATCGGCGGCGGCGCGAAGGGCACGGCCTGGCGGAACACGGTCCGCCGGCTGTCCGGACGGGCCGTGGTCGTGCCGGAGCAGGAGGAACTGGTCGCCCTGGGCGCGGCGGCCCAGGCCGCGGCGCTGCTGACCGGCGAGTCGGCGGCGGAGATCGCGCGCCGCTGGGAGACCGCCCGGGGCACCGTGCTCGACCCGCTGCCGAGGGACGAGGCCGCCGTGGAGCGGATCAGCGGAGTGCTGGAGGCCGCCGGCGCGCTGCTGGAGCCGGAGGGGGACAGGAAGGCGTAGTGGGGCGCGCGAGGCCGGGCGGCCGGCCTGGTGCAGCAGGGTGGGCCGGGCGGCCGGCCCTGGTGCAGCAGGGTGGGCCGGCGGCCGGCCTGGTGGAGCCAGGGCGGGACGGGCCGCCGGGCCGGTGGAGCAGGGCAGGGCCGGCCGCGCAAGAGGGCGCATGCATCCTGTGGAAAACCGCGAGCCCCCCTGGTCAACAGGGGTACCGGCTGGTCAGCTGGGCGCGCAAGAGGGCACTTCCACCCTGTGGATAACGATGAACCCCCAGGCCAACAGGGGTAACCCATGGTCAGCTGGGCGCGCAAGAGGGCACTTCACGCTGTGGAAAACTGCGGACCCCCCTGGTCAACAGGGGTAGCCCATGGCCGGTTGGCTGCGCAAGAGGGCACTGGCCAGGCCCGGCCGGCTGCGGCCGAGCCTGGCCGGTGCCGGCGGGTGAGCGCGGTAGCCGACGGCGGTTGTCCAGCCCGGGTGGCCATGGCCGGCGGGTTGCCACGCTGCCTGGACGGCCGAGGAGGCTGGTCGGCGAGGTTGGCCGGTGGCCGTGGCACCTGGTTGGCCGTGGCACCTGGTTGGCCGTGGCGGGTTGGTGCCTGTGGTGGGGCTGGTGGCCGTGATGGTTGGTCGGTCGCGGCGCCGCTCTGCCGTGACGGGCTGGCGGGCTGGCGGGCGGGTGGGCGCACCGAGGGACGAGGTGGATGGGCGGCGAGCTGCGTGGGCCACAATCCCTTTTCGGCGCCTCTTCTCTCGTGCTCCGGTGGCGAGTTGTCCACAGGCTGCGAGAGGGGACTGCCGCTGGGTGATCACCTCGTGGGATCCTGGAATTGGGGGTTCCCAGGCGGGCCCCCTATGGTGCGTTGGCGGCCCGCCCGGGTGACCGCCGGGCGGTACAGGGCGTGTGGCGATGGGGCCACGGCCGTGTTCTCCAGCCGCCCGGCTCCGGTCCGGGCTTCCCTGCTCCGGTGGCTCCGCGGCCCCGCGGGCTCGGTGGCCCTGTGGCTCCGGTGGCTCCGGTGGCTTCGGTGGCTTCGGTGGCCCGGGTGGCCCCGGTGGCCCCGGTGGCTCCGGTGGCTTCGGTGGCTTCGGTGGCCCGGGTGGCCCCGGTGGCTCCAGTGGCCCCATGGCCCTGGCGACTCCAGTGGCCCTGGTGGTCCCCATGGGCCCGTGGGCCAGGCAGGCCCCGGTGGCTTCGGATGGAGTCGGTGGGCCCAGTGGCCCAGTGGTCCGGTGGGTGCCCACCCGGCGCGGTCTCCGGGCAGCCCGGCCCCGGCGGCGCTCTCCCCGCTGCCCGGCCGCCCTCGCCCGCTCCCTCGGGCGTCCGCGTGGTCCGGCGTTCCCGCCCGCCTCGGCCAGGAGCCTGGAGGGCCGGGAGCACCGAGCCGCTCCCGGCGCCTGGTACGGGGCCGCGCTTCGGCAGGCGGGAGTGAGGGGCCGGTGCCGGTGAACGGCGCCCCGCGCCCGGTCCCCGAGCCGGGGGCGCTGAAGCGGGCAGCGGTAGCAGGACGCAGGCAGCAGGAAGCAGGCAGCGGCGGGAGCAAAACGAGCAGCACGCAGCAGCAGGTAGCAGTCAGCAGGAGGCAGGAACGATGTCGCAGCCCTCACGACCGGAGGCGCCGCGCGGCGAGCCCACCGGTCGGAACGTCCGGCCGTCCCGCTCGCGCGCGGCCCACGCCGTGCGCGACCTGACGCCTGCCTCCCAGGCGGGCATGCGCCGCCGGAACCTGGCCCTGGTCATGCAGGTGGTCGCCGCGGAGGAGACGGTCTCCCGCGCGGGCGTCGCCGCCCGCACCGGCCTGACCCGGGCGACCGTCTCCAGCCTGGTGGAGGAACTGCTGGACGCCCGCCTGCTGGCCGAGCGCGGCCCGGAGGCACTCGGGCGTCCCGGCCGCCCGGGCAGCGCGCTGGTGCTCAGCGACGTCGGCCCGGCCGGCCTGGGCGCCGAGGTCGGGCCGGACCACATGGCGGTCTGCGTCGCGGACCTGCGCGGCGAGGTCCGGGTGCGCATCGAGGAGCCGGTGGACAACCGGGGCGTGGCGCCCGAGGACGTCGCGGCGCGACTGGCGGAGCTGCTGCGTCGGGCGGCGGCCGAGGCCGGCGCGGCCGACCTGTGGCCGCACGGGGTCACCGTCGCGCTCCCCGGCCTGTTGCGACGTCAGTCGGCCCGCTCCGCAACGGCCCCGGACGCCCCTGACCGGCCCCCGCTCAACGGCGCCGACGGCGCCAACGGCGGAGCGAGCGACGGCGCCAACGGCGGAGCGACCGACGCGAACGGCGAGCGACCGGTGCCGGACATCCCCGCCGCACCGACCGCCTCCTCCACCTCCATGGACTCCACCGCCCCCACCGACTCCCTGGTCGTCGTCGAGAAGGCGCCGAACCTCGGCTGGACGGACGTGCCGTTCGCCGTCCTGCTCCGGGCCGCGCTCGGCGAGGCGCTGCCGGGCGTGCGCATCGGCGTGGAGAACGAGGCGAACCTGTCGGCGCTGGCGGAGCTGTGGCTCGGCGG
Coding sequences:
- a CDS encoding alkaline phosphatase family protein, whose amino-acid sequence is MTAAGVRSALGAWLIGWLVLYLTIRLVPGLSMRDWWDAPIAALIVAAVGVVLRPPLTSLVVRLSWFGVFGLGLLVDACVLWTAMWLAPGIDVDASAAGFGSALAASWASAVVMSLIGWVFVLDDDEAFLAHCVRMARRVQRRGRRLDRRAERRLARARREPAGPAEPSAAAPAIPGGAPPTRPGRLRPTPGHPAPGRPAPGRPEPAGRPGARPGPRAVGGLSPLSGTVGRPLAVAGARPTLPGWADVSRPGVVFVQLDGVSAPVLRWMLSAGELPTLSRWLRSGSHRLGGWTSLLPSTTPAAQAALLHGSNEGIPGFRWYEKDGGRLVVSNRPRDAADIEARISDGRGLLADGGVSISNLFSGDAPVRLLSMSGLGAKQRGRLGPSASYASFFTHPYGFTRGVSLAVGEMVKEMFQAWRQRRLGVEPRVPRSGSYIALRAVTNVLLRDLNTGLVVEQMVRGVPCVYVDYVDYDEIAHHAGPGRPESLRSLSGLDRVLGQLERMAERAARPYRFVVLSDHGQALGATFRQRFGRPLEEVVRELMCSAGRPLEPGETAGVTAPVEQWGPVNVFLSQLAGQPSVSGDVTRRALRGRTARGEISLGPVEPDRSAPEVVVASSGNLALVSFARHAGQLPYERIEELWPGLVARLAAHPGVGFVAVRSTESGPLVVGGAGVRRLRDGHVDGADPLEPFGPHAAAAVGRVMGFANAPDLLVNSMLDPYSNEVAAFEELVGSHGGLGGWQTEGVLIHPASWPVPDEPLVGAEAVHRVLVGWLERLGLREEQPAELTAVPRAATPVGAGTAGAGAVDAETVEAVGPAQPAQPAQPAQAGEAGEAGEAARPARPAEEAGAGPAAGDGASPVRIVDK
- the xylB gene encoding xylulokinase, translated to MQAATGRLVIGVDSSTQSTKVLVVEVETGRVVARGRSAHTVSDGPGRESDPEQWERALRDALAQTGVSERAEAISIGGQQHGLVTLDAAGRPVRPAMLWNDTRSAERIPSLLDALGGPQEWARRTGSVPPASFTVTKWAWLRAHEPEHAAATAAIRLPHDYLTGRLTGEPGGRGTTDRGDASGTGWWSAQTQAYDPEILGLPAVDLDPALLPEVVAPGQPAGTVAARDGLPLRDGALVAAGTGDNMAAAVGLGLLPGTPVLSLGTSGTVYAVSTTPTADPTGTVTGFADALGDWLPLACTLNCTLAVDRIAALLGLDREAVEAGGDVVLLPYLDGERTPNLPRATGLLTGLTHDTTPGQLLQAAYDGAAQALLGALDTVAVSGSGVAEDAPLLLIGGGAKGTAWRNTVRRLSGRAVVVPEQEELVALGAAAQAAALLTGESAAEIARRWETARGTVLDPLPRDEAAVERISGVLEAAGALLEPEGDRKA
- a CDS encoding ROK family protein, with protein sequence MSQPSRPEAPRGEPTGRNVRPSRSRAAHAVRDLTPASQAGMRRRNLALVMQVVAAEETVSRAGVAARTGLTRATVSSLVEELLDARLLAERGPEALGRPGRPGSALVLSDVGPAGLGAEVGPDHMAVCVADLRGEVRVRIEEPVDNRGVAPEDVAARLAELLRRAAAEAGAADLWPHGVTVALPGLLRRQSARSATAPDAPDRPPLNGADGANGGASDGANGGATDANGERPVPDIPAAPTASSTSMDSTAPTDSLVVVEKAPNLGWTDVPFAVLLRAALGEALPGVRIGVENEANLSALAELWLGGRPWMRDFVHVSGEVGIGAGLVVGGRLFRGARGFAGELGHLSVRPRGERCGCGSRGCLERYAGEDAMLRAAGLDPAEVAHRHPGRGERIRLLASRAEAGEEATLAALARAGQALGVALAGAVNLVDPEAVVLGGAHAELSRWLLPAVEREMRRRVTARPWRAEWLSASVLGRDGALLGAANTAVRELLADPTSGTVTAARG
- a CDS encoding SpoIIE family protein phosphatase; the protein is MTAQPPNPRVSTDPAAPRPPTDDDVEVLSSDAAIGTTPPGAAGPPGAARAAGDDSMESEWLTERVAIGQRHLLEQIARDAPLPDVLEGMARIMEDLVPGVLVSVLLLDDDGARLRHGAAPSLPAEYNAAIDGTPVGAAMGSCGTAAFRREPVVVQDILTDPLWVDFREVARAAGVGSCWSTPITSGGELLGTFAMYHRDVQAPRPAELALSSAFTRTAALAIGRHRADEERRAALAREQAARADLRFVLDVSTAVSTAFDYPEGLVRLAHLAVPTLAPMCAVDVVEEGGGIRRVAVAVSPESQESEAHLAAHTPRPGDADPVGRVLASGRTETARRPPDHVPPHVVGYVCVPLTARDRTFGAVTLLSTVDRPLGRHTVALAEDLARRAALGIDNARLYARRARVARELQIGLLPPELPAVPGAELATGYHPAGEGLEVGGDFYDVFPLPEGRWGLLVGDVCGRGPRAAVTTSLVRTTVRAIAPILREPRRIADSVNHVLLNKPGDGDGAGADFVTLVYGELRRGERAAERAGDGGLSLEYVRAGHPAPLLRRADGTVGQLTPGGSLLGLLEDIEPAQTDSLDLATGDALVIVTDGILEARDADGEFFGTDRLVDAVRTADLAAGPAAVVRAVDEAVAAFATEEVDDDRAMLVLMAR
- the xylA gene encoding xylose isomerase translates to MTDAYTPTPEDRFTFGLWTVGWRGNDPFGEATRPALDPVESVRRLAELGAYGVTFHDDDLIPFGSSASERSAIVARFRQALDETGMKVPMATTNLFTHPVFKDGGFTSNDRDIRRFALAKVIRNIDLAVELGATTYVAWGGREGAETGGGKDVRVALDRMKEAFDFLGQYVVDQGYDLRFAIEPKPNEPRGDILLPTVGHALAFIERLERPEMFGVNPEVGHEQMAGLNFPHGIAQALWAGKLFHIDLNGQSGIKYDQDLRFGAGDLRQAFWLVDLLESAGYAGPKHFDFKPMRTEDIDGVWTSAKACMRNYLVLKERAAAFRADPAVQEALKAARLDQLAQQTVAEGESAADLLKEAESFDVDAAAARGGAFEALDALAWEHLLAARG